One genomic segment of Luteimonas galliterrae includes these proteins:
- the hflC gene encoding protease modulator HflC, with translation MRPSGWIALAVAALLALLGSVYVVREGQTAIVLNLGRVARWDIGPGLHFKVPLLESARVYDRRLKVINAPPERYLTSENKDVSVDFFVVGRIDDVRAFYRATGGNEETAESRLAPIIRDSLRNEINSRTLQQVVSGNRSEVVGKQLATINRGAATLGIKVLDIGIKQIDLPTDSKVIGDVYNRMRAQRQQVASKLRAEGEEQALAVRAQADREKTVIVAEAERDAQKLRGEGDADAARIYSEAANRDPSFFAFQRSLEAYRKAFADGNSVIVLERNDPFLQYMRDDR, from the coding sequence ATGAGACCTTCAGGATGGATCGCATTGGCCGTCGCCGCGCTGCTGGCGCTGCTCGGCTCGGTGTACGTGGTGCGCGAGGGCCAGACCGCCATCGTGCTGAACCTGGGCCGCGTCGCCCGCTGGGACATCGGCCCGGGCCTGCATTTCAAGGTGCCGCTGCTGGAAAGCGCGCGCGTCTACGACCGCAGGCTCAAGGTGATCAACGCCCCACCCGAGCGCTATCTCACCTCCGAAAACAAGGACGTGAGCGTGGACTTCTTCGTGGTCGGCCGCATCGACGACGTGCGCGCGTTCTACCGCGCCACCGGCGGCAACGAAGAAACCGCCGAAAGCCGCCTGGCGCCGATCATCCGCGACTCGCTGCGCAACGAGATCAACTCGCGCACGCTGCAGCAGGTGGTGTCGGGCAACCGTTCCGAAGTGGTCGGCAAGCAGCTGGCGACGATCAACCGCGGCGCGGCGACGCTCGGCATCAAGGTGCTCGACATCGGCATCAAGCAGATCGACCTGCCTACCGACAGCAAGGTGATCGGCGACGTCTACAACCGCATGCGCGCCCAGCGCCAGCAGGTGGCCAGCAAGCTGCGCGCCGAAGGCGAGGAGCAGGCGCTGGCGGTACGCGCGCAAGCCGACCGCGAGAAGACCGTGATCGTGGCCGAAGCCGAACGCGACGCGCAGAAGCTGCGCGGCGAAGGCGACGCCGACGCCGCCCGCATCTACAGCGAAGCCGCCAACCGCGACCCGTCGTTCTTCGCCTTCCAGCGCAGCCTGGAGGCGTACCGCAA